The following is a genomic window from Lysinibacillus sp. G4S2.
CATTAAGATGGGACCCAGATGAACTAAAGCCTGGCTCTATCAGAGAGGCGAATCTTGAGGTTGCAGTAACTGAGAAATTAGATATTGCGCCAGAGATTCAATTAGACAATAACCATGGATATACAGATGATGGTTATCGTATTTCAGGAACATGGAAAGATAAAGAAGGTGATTTTGCTTATCTATATTATGAGGTAGACGGTGGGGCTCCTAATAAAGCCAAAATGCTATTTTCACTATATCCAGGGGAAGATAATGACTGGGAATATACGATTCCGATGGATCAAGTGAAAAAGGGTTTAGATCACGATATTACTGTATATGTGGTGGACGATGATGAACTGGAATCTCCTAATAGAAAAATAAAAATCCGCCCAACATTAACGATTACAAATCAAGTACTTGATAAAGATGGCAAAGAGTTAAAAGAGATCGCGCCAGGTGAAACCTTACGCTATGAGATTTCGGTAAAATCCGGCTATATCTCTGAAGATAAAGGCACATACGGTCAGTTTTTTAGGATTATTCAAGAACAGGGTACACAAATTGAACAGTCAACAGACCTTAAAATAATCGATGGAACTGGACAAGAAATCAAGGAAGCAACATATATCGAATCACCAAATGGGATTGTAGTAATGCTCCCTACTGACTTGCCGCGTTCTACGGAAGTAAAAGTTACTTATAATGCTAAAGTGAAAGAAGATGCGGCAGAAGGAGAAGTTGTTAAAGCTCAAGCGACAGCATCAGGGCAATACAGTACGGGTGATGGAGTCAGTCAAACATCAAATAAAGTGGAAATACCCATTATTGGCGTTTTGAAGTTTAATTCTGCGCCTCAAGAAATCGACTTTGGAGGAGAACTTAAGATTTCGCCAAGAAATAAAACGTATCGTCCAATCAAAGTGGATACGCCTTTAACAGTAAAAGATAGTCGTCCACTGTCGAGCAACCCTTCGTGGACGATGACAGCAAAACTAGATAAGCAGCTAACCACGGAGACAGGGTCTAGATTAGAAGGCTTACAATACCGATATCGTGGGAATGTTTCCCCTCTGACTGAAGATGCTTCTGTACAGATTTATCAAAAGGAAACAAAAAACAGTGAAGTAGTCAATATTTCTGATACATGGGAAACGAGCGAGGACGGACTTTATTTAGAAGTGAGAGCAGGAACCGCTAAGGCTGACGCTTATGCAGGAGTGATAAAGTGGGAACTACAGAATGTACCGCCGAATCGATAGCAGAAGGTAGATGATTTTAAACTGAACAGGGTCATTTGATGTGTGATTCGAATTTTACCATGAGCGATGCGAAAAATGGCAGTTCGTTTATTCAATTGGCATGCATGTGATCAACCAAATTAATTAAAAGATGGATGATCTACGCCAAAGAAAGTTCTCATATACTGAGCGTTTGAATACAAAATATTACCACTAAGAGAGATGTATCATTCATTTGATACATCTCTTTTTGGTTAGCAAAAAAATGTTCTAAAACACGTATATAAAGTCTAAACGCCCTTACCAAGAGTTGTGGATGACATTTGTTAAAACGTATACCAACAGATGTTTTTTGCGCAAAAACATACGATGTTGGTTACAAAGGCGCTATCTAATGAATGAAGATAGTTGTCCCAAGCGGCTCATCGCCCCCCAGGAAGCTTTGCTCTGTGCGAAAGCGAGGCGTCAGCAAATGTTTTATCTGTGCGAAAGCGAAGCGACAGCAACAACAAATGTTTTATCTGTGCGAAAGTGAAGCGACAGCAACAAATGTTTTATCTGTGCGAAAGCGAAGCGACAGCAACAACAAATGTTTTTCTGTGCGAAAGCGAAGCGACAGCAACAAAGCGTCCAGTCGGAGCGGAAATCAACCACACGTTATGGAGATAATCCAATTTTATTCCTTTTCAAATAGAAAAATATCTTGATTGATCATTGCATGAAAGTATTGATCCATTTCTTTTGCTGAAACGTCATTTCTATTTTGTAACCACCATGTACTTAACGTTGTAATGACACCTGAGTGATATTCGATAATTAAATCGAATGGTATCGTATGATTGTTAGAGATTCGAAGTAATTCTTCATCTTCCTGTATCTTCATTTCACGAGTTTGATAAGTTATAAAGTTAATAAATTGCTCATCATCCATTTGAGACTCTAAAATCTTACCAAGCTCTTTATGATGTAAGAATTGTTCCATCACTTGAAATGGCTTCGTTAATCGATCTGAAAGTGGTGCTATCGAAACTTCCTCTTGAACTTGTTTAAATCCAAATGCCAATAATGCATTTTTATCCTCAAAGTGTTGATAGAATGTTGTTCGATGAACCATCGCACGATCACAAATTTGATTAATAGTAATGGAACTATATTTCTGTTTTGATTGCGTCATTAATTCAAATAAAGCTTCCGACAATAGTTTATGGGTACGTCTAATACGTAAATCCAGCTGCCTCTCATTACTTTTCATCTACACTTCTCCTATTCTGTAGTTTAATTGTACAACTGTCGAAAATTGATTCTTCTCTTTTAATCTATACGTGTATATTATATGACTTGTGTTCTTTTGTATACACATGTATTAATAATCAAGACAGCAGGAGGAAAGTTAATAAATGAATATGACGACTACAAGTTCTACAAGTAGCAAAGTTGATCTTTCTACTATTAGACATAAGCCAATAATAATTGCATTAATGTTAGGTGCAATGGTCGCGCTTTTAAACGAAACATTACTTGGTAATGCATTAACTGTACTAATGAGAGAGTTTGATGTAACAGCTTCAACCATTCAATGGCTTTCTACGGCCTACATGTTAGTTGTTGGCGTTTTAGTGCCGATCACAGCATTACTTCAACAATGGCTCACAACAAGACAAATGTTTTTAACCGCCATGATTACATTTTTAGTCGGTACATTGATTGCTGGGGTTGCTCCGACGTTTAGCGTTTTATTAATCGGTCGTATTGTCCAAGCAATCGCTACTGGATTAATATCGCCGTTACTAATGAATACGATTTTAATTATTTGTCCACCTGAAAAACGTGGTGCCACAATGGGCTTAATCGGACTTGTTATGATGTCTGCTCCAGCAATTGGTCCTACCTTATCCGGAGTTATCGTTGATTCACTTGGTTGGCGCTGGTTATTCTACTTTGTTATTCCTGTAGTCATCATTGCCATCTTAATTGGAATTAAGTATCTTCAAAACGTCTCAGAGTTAACACGACCAAAAGTGGATTATATATCTATTGTTCTATCGACAGTAGGTTTCGGTGGTATTGTGTATAGCTTTAGTTCTTCAGGTGATTTAGGATGGTCAGATCCTAAAGTTTATGTCACTTTAATGATTGGGGTTATAGCGTTAGCCATTTTTGTTGTTCGTCAATTAAAAATAGATAATCCAATTTTAGAACTACGCGCGTTTAAATTTCCAATGTTTACTTTATCAGTTGGGTTAATATTCATCGTCATGATGTCCCTGTTCTCAACGATGACATTATTACCGATGTTTTTACAAACGGTTTTACTTGTGACAGCCTTTAAATCAGGGCTCATCATGCTACCAGGAAGTATTATTAGCGGCATTATGGGACCGGTTGCAGGTAAATTATTTGATAAATTAGGGCCGAAAATTATTATTATCCCAGGTATTGGGCTAGTTGCCGTTGCAATGTGGTTATTCAGTGGCATTAACGCAGAAACAACATTAACACAAATTATCTTGATGCACAGCGTATTAATGGTTGGACTCATGTTTGTCATGACCGTACAAACATATGGTTTAAATCAATTGACACCCGAGCTTTATCCACACGGTACAGCGATCTTTAATACGTTATCACAAGTAGCTGGCGCAATTGGAACAGCTATATTTATAGCAAAAATGACAACAGGCACAGCTAACTATATGGAAAACTCGGCAAATCCAATGGATCCAGTTGAAAATTTAAATGGTTTAACATCCGGCTTCCAAGGGGCATTTACGCTTGGTTTAGTCTTTATAATTGTTGCCCTCGTTGTATCGTTTTTCTTAAAAGGAGAGAAAAAGAAAGTAAAAGCCACTCAGCTCTTACACAATGAAAATTAGAAGAGTTTACATTTTGTATTGTCATTTAACTTCTTGTGGATTAGCGTCACAATAGATCCGTATCATTGTAAAAGGTGAAAATAGATTGAACACGCATTTTGATTAAACTTTTCAAAATGCGTGTTTTTTTTAGGGGAATTTCCAGGAGATTTAGAAGAATTGTTGTCGGTGGAGATTCAGCTGTTTAATATTCAAACAAATAAAAATATGTAGAACGTATCAATAGTATGTAAATATTAGAGAAATTTTGCTCATAGTTGCTCATCGGAAGCCCCTAGGAAAGTGCCCAGTCGCAACCACACATTATGGTGATGATCCCTCATAGTGGCTATTGTGAAAAGAAAGGGATCTATTGTAAGATTGTGACTCATATCAGTCAACTTGTCTCTTTCGAAGAGGTGAATATTAAAGGCATATCATCCAAACATATTGAAATCTCATCAATTTCCTGCACCAAAAACGTCTTTATTTATTTCTTTTCAAATTGAAAAGTATCTTGATTGATCATTGCATGAAAGTATCTATCCATTTCTTTTGCTGAAACGTCATTTCTATTTTGTAACCACCATGTACTTAACGTTGTGATGACACCGGAGTGAAATTCGAAAATTAAGTCAGCTGGTATCGTTGAATCTTTACAAATTCGAAGAAACTCTTCATTTTCCTGTTTCTTCATTTCACGAGTTTGATAGTTCATAAAGTAAATAAATTGTTCATCATCCATTTGCGACTCTAAAATTTTACCAACCTCTTTATGATGTAAGAATTTTTCTATCACTTGAAATGGCTTCGTTAATCGATCAAAAAGTGGTATTATCGAAGCTTCTTCTTCATATTGTTCAAACCCAAATGTCAATAATGCATTTTTATCCTCAAAATGTTGATAAAATGTTGTTCGATGTACCATTGCACGATCACAAATTTGGTTAATAGTAATGGTACTATATTTCTGTTTTGATTCCGTCATTAATTCAAATAAAGCTTCCCACAATAATTTATATGTACGTCTAATACGTAAATCCAACTGCTTCTCGTTACTTTTCATCTACACTTCTCCTATTCAGTAAATTAACCATACAATAATTGAAAATGATTTTTTCCTTTTACTCTACACATGACAATATTATAGTACATTCGATCTTTTGTACGGAGTTATATTGTTATTCATTCGTCAATTAAAATCGATAACCCAATTTTAGAACTACGCGCCGTTAAATTTCCAATGTTTACTTTATCAGTTGGGTTAACATTCTTCCAACAGTGGAAGTGCCGGCTGAAAAAGTGAAGGAAGGTTACACCATTATAGGCTGTTATAAAGATGCAAACCTCAATAGCATGGGATTTTGTGAAAGATACCGTTATGCTGTGATTAATTAGGGTATTTTTGGATGATTGGAAATTCACTTTATTTTCTCTGACAATAGATGCACAACTATACAAACAGATGTAAATATAAATGCATGCATTAATGCTTCAACCAAAGGATATTTTTGATAAAAAGATAGAATAAGCAGCATGACGATAAAAAACAAACTATAAAAAATCAACTTTTTTTTCATGTTCCACCTCTTAATATTCAATTTAAAACGCCTAATAAAGTCGGAGTCAATTTAAGTTGTTTAAAAAGATGGAGTGAAATGGAGTTTCTATTCCATCTTTTGTGTTTTAATGGCGAACGCTTTAAATCCTTATAGTCAGTATATTATCTTAGGTGGAATGGCATCTAAATCTACCATATTATTTTATATGTAATTTTGTGGTAAAATAGGTAATGTTGAGGATGGATAACAGATGAAGCACTTAGTCGAAACGGAAATCAGCCCCACGTGATGATGAACCTTTTTATCATAAATTTGTAACTATCTTCATATAGTATCAGTAAGCCTATGAAAGGAGTCGTTATCATGCGTATGCCGGCACTGCCTAAAAAAAAGTCTCCTCCAAAGGAAGCACCTCGTTCGTGGTGGAAGGTTGTTAAAGCGTATTTATCCAGAGGAAAGTTTTACCGTTTACCACCTCGGAATTGATAATTCTATTAAAAAAAGTCGCCGTGAAAGTAGCGACTTTTTTATTCATTTTCTAATAGAAAAGTATTTTTTGTTGGGCCAACTAAGTATAGCTCATGCATTGCTCGAGTGAGTGCCACATAAAGTAGCTTTCGATCAATTTTCGTATCGTAGAAAGGGACATCGAAGGCAGCTACGATGACCGCATCAAATTCAAGGCCTTTAGCTAAATGACTCGGAACAACGAGCAGTAATTCCTGATTGATGGACTCATTTTCAGTTAGGAGTTGAGCAGCAATCTTATTGTTTATTAATTCTTGCTGCATAGATTTTGCTTCTGCAGTAGTTTTACAAATTAAAGCAATGGAATGATGTCCGTTGGCACGAATGGCTTCAAAAATTTCTTTTATTTGTTGAGCATTAAAAGATTGTGCCTGTATAAAGGTTGGTGCATTGCCGTGACGAACCACGGGCTCAACTAATGGAAGCTGTTCATCCATTTGTGCTAAAACCTTGTTCGCTACCTCCATAATTTCAATTGTTGTTCGATAGCTTTTTTGAAGTGTTCTGAAGCTTGCTCGAGGAAATAGATTTTGTACGGGCTCCCAAGCAGTAAGAGATCGATAGCTGTGAATGCCTTGTGCTAAATCACCAACCATTGTAAACATATCCGTTTCAAGTCCTGTTTTTAAAGCAGCAAGCTGAAATAAACTATAGTCTTGTACTTCATCGATGAAGACAACCCGCATTTTCCATTCGTCTGGAATTCCTTTTAAACGTGCTTGTAAA
Proteins encoded in this region:
- a CDS encoding TetR/AcrR family transcriptional regulator gives rise to the protein MKSNERQLDLRIRRTHKLLSEALFELMTQSKQKYSSITINQICDRAMVHRTTFYQHFEDKNALLAFGFKQVQEEVSIAPLSDRLTKPFQVMEQFLHHKELGKILESQMDDEQFINFITYQTREMKIQEDEELLRISNNHTIPFDLIIEYHSGVITTLSTWWLQNRNDVSAKEMDQYFHAMINQDIFLFEKE
- a CDS encoding MDR family MFS transporter, encoding MNMTTTSSTSSKVDLSTIRHKPIIIALMLGAMVALLNETLLGNALTVLMREFDVTASTIQWLSTAYMLVVGVLVPITALLQQWLTTRQMFLTAMITFLVGTLIAGVAPTFSVLLIGRIVQAIATGLISPLLMNTILIICPPEKRGATMGLIGLVMMSAPAIGPTLSGVIVDSLGWRWLFYFVIPVVIIAILIGIKYLQNVSELTRPKVDYISIVLSTVGFGGIVYSFSSSGDLGWSDPKVYVTLMIGVIALAIFVVRQLKIDNPILELRAFKFPMFTLSVGLIFIVMMSLFSTMTLLPMFLQTVLLVTAFKSGLIMLPGSIISGIMGPVAGKLFDKLGPKIIIIPGIGLVAVAMWLFSGINAETTLTQIILMHSVLMVGLMFVMTVQTYGLNQLTPELYPHGTAIFNTLSQVAGAIGTAIFIAKMTTGTANYMENSANPMDPVENLNGLTSGFQGAFTLGLVFIIVALVVSFFLKGEKKKVKATQLLHNEN
- a CDS encoding TetR/AcrR family transcriptional regulator is translated as MKSNEKQLDLRIRRTYKLLWEALFELMTESKQKYSTITINQICDRAMVHRTTFYQHFEDKNALLTFGFEQYEEEASIIPLFDRLTKPFQVIEKFLHHKEVGKILESQMDDEQFIYFMNYQTREMKKQENEEFLRICKDSTIPADLIFEFHSGVITTLSTWWLQNRNDVSAKEMDRYFHAMINQDTFQFEKK